Proteins from a single region of Nomia melanderi isolate GNS246 chromosome 9, iyNomMela1, whole genome shotgun sequence:
- the Dnali1 gene encoding putative inner dynein arm light chain, axonemal Dnali1: MATAIKDRTIPTLDTLVKYDNPILDATRPEKIPKEAGPKIGATVCKVQSIPPILDTRHETIDILNRILPPKKWEEDGQIWIQRVSSTPATRLDVINLQEQLDMKLQQRQARETGLCPVRRELYTQCFDEIIRQVTVNCAERGILLLRIRDELKMTLAAYQILYESSIAFGMRKALQAEQGKEDLIAAADELRLQKSELEKTVTELKQKFDQAQKRSSELREAEEKKHTEEIQFLKKTNQQLKTQLEGIIAPKR, from the exons ATGGCAACAGCAATAAAAGATCGTACTATTCCTACCTTGGATACCTTGGTGAAGTACGACAATCCAATTTTAGATGCAACACGGCCAGAAAAG ATACCTAAAGAAGCTGGACCAAAAATTGGAGCAACAGTTTGCAAAGTACAAAGTATTCCACCGATTCTTGATACAAGACATGAAACCATTGACATTTTAAATAGGATCTTACCACCCAAAAAGTGGGAAGAAGATGGACAAATATGGATTCAACGA GTTTCAAGTACACCTGCAACAAGATTGGATGTTATTAATCTACAAGAACAGCTTGACATGAAACTGCAACAAAGGCAAGCAAGAGAAACAGGTCTTTGTCCAGTTCGTAGAGAGCTCTATACGCAATGCTTTG ATGAAATAATACGCCAAGTGACTGTGAACTGTGCTGAACGCGGTATACTACTGCTTCGGATTAGAGATGAACTTAAAATGACATTGGCCGCATACCAAATATTGTATGAAAGCAGTATTGCTTTCGGCATGCGCAAAGCTCTACAA GCTGAACAAGGAAAAGAGGACTTAATAGCTGCTGCTGATGAATTACGGTTGCAGAAGTCTGAACTGGAAAAAACAGTTACtgaattgaaacaaaaatttgatcAAGCTCAAAAAAGATCCTCTGAGTTGAGAGAAGCAGAGGAAAAGAAACATACAGAAGAGATACAGTTCCTTAAGAAAACCAATCAACAACTAAAG ACTCAATTAGAAGGTATCATTGCACCAAAAAGATAA
- the LOC116432430 gene encoding alpha-2-macroglobulin receptor-associated protein — MACIINIYLFISSWILLFDASVALSKYSAEANAPKIEDPLDILTSLRDLDKPYRMAKLNTLWIKAKNRLTDSKLQSIFSDLKIHDKEEIAYKHMKADGKDPNGEEEARLRKKLIGIMSTYGILEHFDDTENPELLKKHKALNDGSNYIAKDVFKDKKLNKLWAKAEFAGFTSEELKTLKEEFQHHQDKIDEYKSLLKDVDAGDSEADENSLVSKPEVWNMIEGEEKVTNDIPGQKLNRLQKAALLREKHLEIGSGFDRLDRLAAKGPNHREFIEPKVQGLWRIVLESSFSPEERASLKKELQHYEGRLLKLRHLHTEAALEAARKGQTHDPDNSTREQHIKKHARTVQKLHMELEARITQKHTEL, encoded by the exons ATGgcgtgtataattaatatttatttatttataagttcaTGGATTTTATTGTTTGACGCTAGTGTAGCTCTTAGTAAATATTCCGCCGAAGCAAATGCACCGAAAATTGAGGATCCTCTGGATATTTTAACCTCTCTTCGCGATTTGGATAAACCGTACCGAATGgcaaaattaaatacattatggATTAAAGCAAAAAAC cGGTTGACTGATTCCAAACTCCAATCAATATTCAGTGATTTGAAGATTCATGACAAAGAAGAAATTGCGTATAAGCATATGAAAGCTGATGGGAAAGATCCAAATGGCGAAGAAGAAGCTCGTTTAAGAAAGAAGCTTATAG GGATTATGAGCACGTATGGGATATTGGAGCACTTTGATGATACAGAGAACCctgaattattgaagaaacatAAAGCATTAAATGATGGCAGTAATTATATTGCCAAAGATGTATTTAAAGACAAGAAGTTAAATAAGTTATGGGCTAAAGCTGAATTTGCTGGTTTTACTT cTGAAGAATTAAAAACTTTGAAGGAAGAATTTCAGCATCACCAAGATAAAATAGACGAATATAAGAGTCTTTTGAAAGATGTGGATGCTGGAGATTCGGAAGCAGATGAaa acaGTTTAGTTAGCAAGCCGGAAGTCTGGAATATGatagaaggagaagaaaaagtgACTAATGATATACCTGGACAAAAATTGAATCGTTTACAAAAGGCAGCATTGCTTAG agaGAAACATCTGGAAATTGGAAGTGGATTTGATAGATTGGACAGATTAGCTGCCAAAGGTCCCAACCATAGAGAATTTATAGAACCTAAAGTACAAGGGTTATGGAGAATTGTGTTAGAAAGTTCATTTTCTCCAGAAGAACGTGCTTCTTTAAAG AAGGAACTTCAACATTATGAAGGAAGATTACTTAAATTGCGTCATCTACACACTGAAGCTGCTTTGGAAGCTGCACGGAAAGGTCAGACTCACGACCCTGATAACTCCACCAGAGAACAACATATTAAAAAACATGCTAGAACAGTTCAAAAGCTTCATATGGAACTTGAAGCAAGAATTACACAGAAACATACCGAACTTTAA